A window of bacterium contains these coding sequences:
- a CDS encoding acyl-CoA dehydrogenase family protein gives MTLPSPFSPEHELFRKTVRDFAEKELLPHKEEWENARGFPREVFRRAGELGLLGVCFPEEYGGSAGDYWFKVVFCEEIVRCKMAGLAMDLMVQADIATPILAFLGTEEQKREFLIPAIKGEKIAALGITEPGCGSDVASITTRAEVQGEDYVINGAKTFITNGGRADFITLAVRTGGPGFKGISLVSFPTDTKGFAVGKKLEKMGNHSSDTALLFFENCRIPRRYVIGEENQGFVYIMKNFQGERLVAAITCVSGSELTLAETIRYCQERQAFGKRVIDFQVWQHKFAELATQIEAAKRLNYHAVALFNAGVECSKEVSMAKLFAGDLAQRVAYDCLQAHGGAGYMEEYDLSRFTR, from the coding sequence ATGACCCTCCCCAGTCCCTTTAGCCCCGAGCATGAGCTCTTTCGCAAAACCGTTCGTGATTTCGCCGAAAAGGAGCTGCTACCCCACAAGGAAGAATGGGAAAACGCCCGCGGCTTCCCTCGCGAGGTCTTCCGTCGAGCCGGCGAGCTGGGCCTGCTCGGCGTTTGCTTTCCCGAGGAGTATGGCGGCAGCGCCGGCGATTATTGGTTCAAGGTGGTCTTCTGCGAGGAGATCGTCCGCTGCAAGATGGCCGGACTGGCGATGGACCTCATGGTCCAAGCCGACATTGCGACGCCGATCCTGGCCTTCCTCGGCACCGAGGAGCAAAAGCGGGAATTCCTGATCCCGGCGATCAAGGGCGAGAAGATCGCGGCTTTGGGCATCACCGAGCCGGGCTGCGGCTCCGATGTCGCCAGCATCACGACCCGGGCCGAGGTGCAAGGCGAGGACTACGTCATCAACGGTGCCAAGACCTTCATCACCAACGGCGGCCGGGCCGATTTCATCACGCTGGCGGTGCGCACCGGCGGCCCCGGCTTCAAGGGCATCAGCTTGGTCTCTTTCCCGACCGACACCAAGGGCTTCGCGGTCGGCAAGAAGCTCGAGAAGATGGGCAACCATTCCTCGGACACCGCCCTGCTCTTCTTCGAGAATTGCCGCATTCCCCGGCGCTACGTCATCGGCGAGGAGAACCAGGGCTTCGTCTACATTATGAAGAATTTCCAAGGCGAGCGCTTGGTCGCCGCGATCACCTGCGTTTCGGGATCGGAGCTGACCTTGGCCGAGACCATCCGCTATTGCCAGGAGCGCCAGGCCTTCGGCAAGCGGGTGATCGACTTTCAGGTTTGGCAGCATAAATTCGCCGAGCTCGCGACCCAGATCGAAGCCGCCAAACGCCTGAACTATCACGCGGTGGCCTTGTTCAACGCCGGCGTCGAATGCAGCAAGGAAGTTTCGATGGCCAAGCTCTTCGCCGGCGACTTGGCCCAACGGGTGGCCTACGATTGCCTTCAGGCCCACGGCGGCGCCGGCTACATGGAAGAATACGACCTCTCGCGCTTCACCCGCG
- a CDS encoding cytochrome c3 family protein: MGLYFFNGVWNPDLDPLPNPARPTRLSVVDGNRRYLQELYLVSSVPTTLEQGIDPVIETGDFAGLDWSGIQEVGEDWRVEANGFTYQRQVFYRDARWMRTNSEFEISAHDGNGNKLSELEVKAGRDDRWRQSDDAFERRFVARVVSTGCAAQGVCENPEALHFAQAFVQLRTSLHPDNDFKIPAATKKLKIRWSEYPGKVWKVKVDHSAPADTGYGFGVELAEVSPPARGYYLPGEAINVRATFVDGEGQPLFPAGSLPTYRQMINREPASKGLRYLTFADFPMLYWAHKDQQADMETFFGGPLHKMTTVGSTPITPFVLFAPQIQSADRPNDGWNGFVQIVPPTPITFGCLLDPTSPACDAPVSDIFTFTVPTDAEEGTYVVGIKGRREWEGEPLQKAASLRVQVGTDQATEFLPFHVAGMNNNCASCHVGPAALPNAAHGFEGLNEVGPECLTCHTSGYYFEPDAGIDTRLRYMHDTTRRLFAP, translated from the coding sequence TTGGGTCTCTATTTCTTCAATGGAGTCTGGAATCCCGATTTGGATCCTTTGCCCAATCCGGCGCGTCCGACCCGGCTGAGCGTGGTCGACGGCAATCGACGCTACTTGCAGGAGCTCTACCTCGTCTCTTCGGTCCCGACGACCTTGGAGCAAGGCATCGACCCGGTGATCGAGACCGGCGACTTCGCCGGCCTCGATTGGAGCGGCATCCAGGAGGTGGGAGAGGATTGGCGGGTCGAGGCCAACGGCTTCACCTATCAACGCCAAGTGTTTTACCGCGATGCCCGCTGGATGCGGACCAACAGCGAGTTCGAGATCTCGGCCCATGACGGCAACGGCAACAAGCTTTCGGAGCTTGAAGTCAAGGCCGGCCGCGACGACCGTTGGCGCCAAAGCGACGACGCCTTCGAGCGCCGTTTCGTCGCCCGGGTGGTCAGCACCGGTTGCGCCGCCCAAGGCGTCTGCGAAAATCCCGAAGCCCTCCACTTTGCCCAAGCCTTCGTCCAGCTGCGGACCTCGCTGCACCCCGACAATGATTTCAAGATTCCGGCCGCGACCAAGAAGCTGAAGATCCGCTGGTCCGAATATCCGGGCAAAGTTTGGAAAGTGAAAGTCGATCATTCGGCCCCCGCCGACACCGGCTACGGCTTCGGCGTCGAGCTGGCCGAGGTTTCGCCGCCGGCCCGGGGCTACTACCTGCCGGGCGAGGCGATCAACGTCCGGGCCACCTTCGTGGATGGTGAGGGTCAGCCGCTCTTCCCGGCCGGCTCGCTCCCGACTTACCGACAAATGATCAATCGCGAGCCGGCCTCGAAGGGCCTGCGCTACCTGACCTTCGCCGATTTCCCGATGCTCTATTGGGCCCATAAGGACCAGCAGGCCGACATGGAGACCTTCTTCGGCGGTCCGCTTCATAAAATGACGACGGTCGGCTCGACCCCGATCACGCCCTTCGTCCTCTTCGCTCCGCAGATCCAGAGCGCCGACCGGCCCAACGACGGCTGGAACGGCTTCGTCCAAATCGTGCCGCCGACGCCGATCACCTTCGGTTGTTTGCTCGATCCGACCTCGCCGGCCTGCGACGCGCCGGTTTCCGATATTTTCACCTTCACAGTCCCGACCGACGCGGAGGAGGGGACCTACGTTGTCGGTATCAAGGGTCGCCGGGAGTGGGAGGGCGAGCCCTTGCAGAAGGCCGCCTCGCTCCGCGTCCAGGTCGGGACCGACCAAGCGACCGAGTTTTTGCCTTTCCACGTGGCCGGCATGAACAACAATTGCGCCAGCTGCCACGTCGGTCCGGCGGCGCTGCCCAACGCCGCCCACGGCTTCGAGGGCCTCAACGAGGTCGGGCCCGAATGCCTGACCTGCCACACCAGCGGCTATTACTTCGAGCCCGATGCCGGGATCGACACTCGGCTGCGCTACATGCACGACACGACGCGACGCCTGTTCGCGCCCTGA
- a CDS encoding response regulator transcription factor: MKKSKIVVVDDHPIVRHGIALLLDDTDDLRVCGQAGTAKEVLPLLEKTRPDLVLLDLFLQGTIAVELIRKIRERFPNLPILVLSVQSEALFAERALQAGADGYVVKEEATAEILQAIQALLEGGVYVSKKLVDRMSFKVVTGDSRSREFVAKLSDRELQVLKLLGDGASIREAAADLALSAKTVETHCARIKRKLHLRNANELLRFAAQWQSQLSGISR; this comes from the coding sequence ATGAAGAAATCGAAAATCGTCGTGGTGGATGATCATCCCATCGTGCGGCACGGCATCGCGCTGCTGCTGGATGACACCGATGATTTGCGGGTCTGCGGCCAGGCCGGGACCGCCAAGGAAGTGCTGCCCCTGCTGGAAAAAACCCGTCCCGACTTGGTCCTGCTCGACCTTTTCTTGCAAGGAACGATCGCGGTGGAGCTCATCCGAAAAATCCGCGAGCGCTTTCCGAACCTGCCGATCCTGGTCCTCTCCGTCCAAAGCGAGGCGCTGTTCGCCGAGCGGGCCCTTCAAGCCGGCGCCGACGGCTACGTCGTCAAGGAAGAGGCCACCGCCGAAATCCTCCAAGCCATTCAGGCCCTGCTCGAGGGCGGCGTCTACGTCAGCAAGAAATTGGTCGACCGGATGAGCTTCAAGGTCGTCACCGGCGATTCGCGCAGCCGCGAATTCGTCGCCAAGCTGAGCGACCGGGAGCTTCAGGTGCTCAAATTGTTGGGCGACGGGGCCAGCATTCGCGAGGCGGCGGCCGATTTGGCGTTGAGCGCCAAGACCGTCGAGACTCATTGCGCCCGGATCAAGCGGAAGCTTCACCTGCGAAATGCCAACGAGCTGTTGCGCTTCGCCGCCCAATGGCAGTCCCAGCTGTCGGGAATCTCCCGATAG
- a CDS encoding PAS domain S-box protein gives MAMPKIDKGLEAWLDAPQIMIWMTNEKHQCVYGNQALFDYFGFSLEMIEGLNWLETIHPDDRDRIRRNQEFAAGHYQNFRQEYRTKGKDRKDYIWVLDLSVPRFGAQGEFLGYIGSVMDITQQKLQEEELKTAQRRLEREILQVSDREAFRIGRDLHDEMSQHLLGIALKGMLLERKLKKRNLPEVSVVQEMTEEINQAIAKTRKIAQSLFPQALGKKDFLAALGDLAEKIRTSFGANLQLKIGAERLTLDPEKAVHLYRIIQEAVTNSIRHGRAENIEVVIRNAEGGRSLLEVRDDGSGFAQPFEPAEGLGLQIMEYRARMIGGRLEIKRSEAGGIVVRCDYPS, from the coding sequence ATGGCAATGCCCAAGATCGACAAGGGATTGGAAGCCTGGCTCGACGCTCCCCAGATCATGATCTGGATGACCAATGAAAAGCACCAGTGCGTCTACGGAAATCAAGCCTTGTTCGATTATTTCGGCTTCTCTCTCGAGATGATCGAGGGCTTGAACTGGCTCGAGACCATCCATCCCGACGATCGCGACCGGATCCGGCGCAACCAGGAGTTCGCGGCCGGCCATTACCAGAATTTCCGCCAGGAATACCGGACCAAGGGCAAGGACCGGAAAGATTATATCTGGGTCTTGGACCTCAGCGTGCCGCGCTTCGGTGCCCAAGGAGAATTCCTCGGCTATATCGGCTCGGTGATGGATATCACCCAGCAGAAGCTTCAGGAAGAGGAGCTCAAGACGGCCCAAAGGCGGTTGGAGCGGGAAATCCTCCAAGTCAGCGACCGCGAGGCTTTCCGTATCGGCCGCGACCTTCATGACGAGATGTCCCAACATCTCTTGGGGATCGCCTTGAAGGGGATGCTGCTGGAGCGAAAGCTGAAGAAGCGCAATCTGCCCGAGGTCTCGGTGGTCCAGGAGATGACCGAGGAGATCAACCAAGCCATCGCCAAAACCCGAAAGATCGCCCAGTCGCTTTTCCCCCAGGCCCTGGGCAAGAAGGATTTTTTGGCGGCCCTCGGCGACCTAGCCGAAAAAATACGGACTTCCTTCGGCGCCAATCTGCAGCTCAAGATCGGGGCCGAGCGCCTCACCCTCGATCCGGAAAAGGCGGTCCACCTTTACCGGATCATCCAAGAAGCGGTGACCAACAGCATCCGCCACGGCCGGGCCGAGAATATCGAGGTGGTGATCCGCAATGCCGAGGGCGGACGGAGCCTGCTCGAGGTTCGCGACGACGGCAGCGGCTTCGCCCAGCCTTTTGAGCCGGCCGAGGGCTTGGGTCTCCAAATCATGGAGTATCGGGCGCGGATGATCGGGGGCCGGCTGGAGATTAAGCGGAGCGAAGCCGGCGGGATCGTGGTAAGATGCGACTACCCTTCGTGA
- a CDS encoding amidohydrolase codes for MKIFSLRPRILFSLLTALGLGVFVGAGCGSDSPPPPPADTIFTNATFFTMAPSGASEAQALAVGDGQIVAVGSESEVFAFEGPNTQVVDLGGAFVFPGFIDTHSHTIGYAFFNDPEKWLDVSSVNLYFKPLPGDPRCTEPNNPQKCFIPVTNQDQVLARIQAKVDEDPASSKPVLGYGYANGRLGSTGACSELGFACPNFQGESPNAREALDAISPTRPIAIAASTGHFLFVNTPALAITNICGTDGSDPGTCHSPAYNADYETGLAQTGVLVEDLALYGTGVFQQQILKEDPFATFNLLKKGVEIYAQHGFTTVQEGAAEEFQVEIYDIITQDPDFPVTVQLLAYSGSSNFQDAINTANKGAELAAKNPRIRMAGIKTFADGSVPCYTGALTQPYFEIFPPNPAGFTGIVDLTEADLSTQIAAAHAAGYPIAIHMNGDEGVDNALAAMQANKDPDIIDIAIHLQLSDPEDYQIVKDLDAQVTFLIANNYYFGLPYCQQILGPERVQTAVNPVGDALEAGLPIRLHSDSPVTPPDALFMIWAAVTREAQQMPWYPNQDPTACPSVLAPDQAITIAQGMKAFTIDSAALYGLEEEVGSLEVGKFADLVVLSANPLSMEADPDQLSTIQIQKTVHRGKVYDNPKADDPPIWPD; via the coding sequence ATGAAAATCTTCAGCCTCCGCCCGCGCATCTTGTTCTCCCTTCTGACGGCTTTGGGTCTTGGCGTCTTCGTCGGGGCCGGTTGTGGCAGCGACTCTCCACCGCCGCCGCCGGCCGACACGATCTTCACCAATGCCACTTTCTTCACGATGGCCCCGAGCGGCGCTTCGGAGGCCCAGGCTTTGGCGGTCGGCGACGGCCAAATCGTCGCCGTCGGCTCGGAATCGGAGGTTTTCGCCTTCGAGGGGCCCAACACCCAGGTGGTGGACTTGGGCGGAGCTTTCGTCTTTCCCGGATTCATCGACACCCATTCCCATACGATCGGTTACGCCTTCTTCAACGATCCGGAGAAGTGGCTCGACGTGAGCAGCGTGAATCTATATTTCAAACCCTTGCCCGGCGATCCGCGCTGCACCGAGCCGAACAATCCCCAGAAGTGTTTCATCCCGGTCACCAATCAAGACCAAGTCCTGGCTCGAATTCAAGCCAAGGTGGATGAAGACCCGGCCAGCAGCAAGCCGGTGCTGGGCTATGGTTACGCCAACGGGCGATTGGGCTCGACCGGCGCTTGCAGCGAGCTCGGCTTTGCCTGTCCCAATTTTCAGGGCGAGAGTCCCAACGCCCGCGAGGCGCTGGACGCGATTTCGCCGACTCGGCCGATCGCCATCGCCGCCTCGACCGGCCATTTCCTTTTCGTCAATACGCCGGCTCTCGCCATCACCAACATTTGCGGCACCGACGGCTCCGACCCCGGCACTTGCCATTCTCCGGCTTACAACGCCGACTATGAGACCGGCCTCGCCCAGACCGGCGTCTTGGTCGAGGATTTGGCCCTCTACGGCACTGGCGTCTTCCAGCAGCAGATCTTGAAGGAGGATCCCTTCGCGACCTTCAACTTGCTGAAGAAGGGCGTGGAGATCTACGCCCAGCATGGCTTCACGACGGTGCAGGAAGGGGCGGCCGAGGAATTCCAGGTGGAGATTTACGACATCATCACCCAAGATCCGGACTTCCCGGTTACGGTCCAGCTTTTAGCCTATTCCGGGTCGAGCAATTTCCAAGATGCGATCAATACCGCCAATAAAGGCGCCGAATTGGCCGCCAAGAATCCCCGGATTCGGATGGCGGGCATCAAGACCTTCGCCGACGGCTCGGTGCCTTGCTATACCGGGGCCTTGACCCAGCCGTATTTCGAGATTTTTCCGCCCAACCCGGCGGGATTCACCGGGATCGTCGATTTGACCGAGGCCGATCTCTCCACCCAGATCGCTGCGGCCCACGCCGCCGGTTACCCGATCGCCATCCACATGAACGGCGACGAGGGCGTCGACAACGCCTTGGCGGCGATGCAGGCCAACAAGGATCCCGACATCATCGACATCGCGATCCATCTTCAGTTGAGCGATCCCGAAGATTACCAGATCGTGAAGGATCTCGACGCCCAAGTCACCTTCTTGATCGCGAACAATTATTACTTCGGTTTGCCCTACTGCCAGCAAATCCTCGGGCCGGAGCGAGTCCAGACCGCGGTGAACCCGGTCGGCGACGCTCTCGAAGCCGGCCTTCCGATTCGGCTTCACTCCGACTCGCCGGTCACGCCGCCCGATGCCTTGTTCATGATATGGGCCGCCGTCACCCGCGAAGCCCAGCAGATGCCTTGGTATCCCAATCAGGACCCAACGGCATGTCCGAGCGTCTTGGCGCCCGATCAGGCCATCACGATCGCCCAAGGCATGAAGGCTTTCACGATCGATTCGGCGGCGCTCTACGGCTTGGAAGAGGAGGTCGGCAGCCTCGAGGTCGGCAAGTTCGCCGACCTGGTGGTGCTCTCGGCCAATCCGCTCTCGATGGAAGCGGATCCGGACCAGCTTTCGACCATCCAAATTCAAAAGACGGTCCATCGCGGCAAGGTCTACGATAATCCCAAGGCCGACGATCCGCCCATTTGGCCGGATTGA
- the hisS gene encoding histidine--tRNA ligase encodes MSSKNKIAGVKGMEDLIDPGEAKKWLWIEATARRIFAPAGFREIRTPILEEAKLFERGVGETTEIVEKEMYTLLDRNEKRLAMRPEGTAPVVRAFIEHFTSHNVQEGRFLYMGPMFRYERPQKGRLRQFHQIGAEIFGADHPLLDAEMIALSHQLFAELGLSALTLSLNSLGEPADREKYRQSLAEFLDGIKGSLCEECQRRIVRNPLRALDCKKPGCIDATAKAPAIAEFYSPEAADHFAAVQAGLRALGVPFQLNPRLVRGLDYYEKTVFEFLSADLGAQNSVAGGGRYNGLVEELGGPQVPAIGFALGMERLVAILPPNTAFAGETPRVYLLATDPESERILFPSLKALRETGAVVEMDFGGASLKSKMRRADRWNADWVAIFGEEERKKNIVILRDMKSQSQEEIPLDEIFMRLIARYPTKHPGA; translated from the coding sequence ATGAGTTCCAAAAACAAGATCGCCGGCGTCAAGGGCATGGAAGACTTGATCGATCCGGGCGAGGCGAAAAAGTGGCTCTGGATCGAGGCGACCGCGCGGCGGATTTTCGCCCCGGCCGGCTTCCGTGAGATCCGGACGCCGATTTTGGAGGAGGCCAAGCTTTTCGAGCGCGGGGTCGGCGAGACCACCGAGATCGTCGAGAAGGAGATGTATACCCTCCTCGACCGCAACGAGAAGCGCTTGGCCATGCGCCCCGAGGGGACGGCGCCGGTGGTGCGAGCCTTCATCGAGCACTTCACCTCGCACAATGTCCAAGAGGGGCGCTTCCTCTACATGGGTCCGATGTTTCGCTACGAGCGGCCCCAGAAGGGAAGGCTGCGCCAATTCCACCAGATCGGGGCCGAGATCTTCGGCGCCGACCATCCTTTGCTCGACGCCGAGATGATCGCGCTCAGCCACCAACTTTTCGCCGAGCTGGGGCTCTCGGCGCTGACCTTGAGCCTGAATTCCTTGGGCGAGCCGGCCGACCGTGAAAAATATCGCCAGTCCCTCGCCGAATTTCTCGACGGCATCAAGGGCTCGCTCTGCGAGGAATGCCAGCGGCGGATCGTCCGCAATCCGCTGCGGGCCCTCGATTGCAAGAAGCCGGGCTGCATCGACGCCACCGCCAAGGCGCCGGCCATCGCCGAGTTTTATTCCCCGGAAGCGGCCGATCATTTCGCCGCGGTCCAAGCCGGCCTTCGGGCTCTCGGCGTGCCGTTTCAGCTCAATCCCCGGCTGGTCCGGGGCCTCGACTATTACGAAAAGACCGTTTTCGAATTCTTGAGCGCCGACCTCGGCGCCCAGAACTCGGTGGCCGGCGGCGGTCGCTACAACGGCTTGGTCGAGGAGCTGGGCGGTCCCCAGGTCCCGGCCATCGGCTTCGCTCTCGGCATGGAGCGGCTGGTTGCGATCTTGCCGCCCAATACCGCTTTCGCCGGCGAGACCCCGCGGGTCTATTTGCTGGCCACCGATCCGGAATCGGAACGGATTCTTTTTCCTTCCTTGAAGGCGCTGCGCGAGACCGGCGCCGTCGTCGAGATGGATTTCGGGGGCGCCTCGCTCAAGTCCAAGATGCGGCGGGCCGATCGCTGGAACGCCGACTGGGTGGCGATTTTCGGCGAGGAGGAGAGAAAGAAGAACATCGTCATCCTCCGCGACATGAAAAGTCAGAGCCAGGAGGAGATTCCCTTGGATGAGATTTTCATGCGGCTGATCGCGCGCTATCCAACCAAGCACCCTGGGGCGTAA
- a CDS encoding tetratricopeptide repeat protein produces MAEKISNLFKGLFKKSGPDQELKDFIAMSAKDPTDMRLKLKVGELYFKKKDIRNGIAWLREVAEHYSENGFLLKAIAIYKNILKFSPGSVEFNEKLGELYHKMGMKADASQQYQIVVHNYLTHGRGPDAIRASQKLIEAEPEEARHRLKLAEIYFNQGMQEESLREYEKLARDLRKEMKHLDVLVEVYEKILLKRPKELGLLKELCIFYLKLKNPQKALRKIEKYKLEEDQGFKPIYAKALQLKEYLAKTQTKEETGKVSEEE; encoded by the coding sequence ATGGCGGAAAAAATCTCCAATCTATTCAAGGGCCTCTTCAAGAAGAGCGGTCCCGATCAGGAGTTGAAGGACTTCATCGCGATGTCGGCCAAGGACCCGACCGACATGCGCCTTAAGCTCAAGGTCGGCGAGCTCTATTTCAAGAAAAAGGACATCCGCAACGGCATCGCCTGGCTGCGCGAGGTGGCCGAGCACTACAGCGAGAACGGCTTTTTGCTGAAGGCGATCGCAATCTACAAAAACATCCTCAAGTTCTCGCCCGGTTCGGTCGAATTCAACGAGAAGCTCGGCGAGCTCTATCACAAGATGGGCATGAAGGCCGACGCTTCCCAGCAATATCAGATCGTGGTTCACAACTATCTGACCCATGGCCGGGGCCCCGACGCGATCCGGGCCAGCCAGAAATTGATCGAGGCCGAACCCGAGGAGGCGAGGCATCGCCTCAAGCTGGCCGAGATCTATTTCAACCAGGGCATGCAGGAGGAGTCGCTTCGGGAGTACGAGAAGCTGGCCCGCGATCTGCGCAAGGAGATGAAGCATCTCGACGTGCTGGTCGAAGTCTACGAAAAGATCCTGCTCAAGCGGCCCAAGGAGCTGGGCCTGCTCAAGGAGCTCTGCATCTTTTACCTGAAGCTGAAGAATCCTCAGAAGGCTTTGCGAAAAATCGAGAAGTACAAGCTGGAGGAAGACCAGGGATTCAAGCCGATCTACGCCAAGGCGCTCCAGCTCAAGGAATACTTGGCCAAGACCCAAACCAAGGAAGAAACCGGCAAGGTTTCTGAGGAAGAGTAA
- the aroQ gene encoding type II 3-dehydroquinate dehydratase, producing the protein MPPAKPKILVIHGPNLNLLGLREPEVYGAVTQRDIDRSLQVIAKEENLSLKIFQSNSEGALVDAIQQAAGSYDGILINPAAYTHTSVALRDAVAAVGLPVVEVHLSNIYKREEFRHHSFIAPVAVGQVSGFGAYSYVLGLYGLIQEIDRRSGDVSPKRKRRGKKA; encoded by the coding sequence ATGCCTCCGGCCAAGCCTAAGATCCTGGTCATTCACGGGCCCAACCTCAATCTGCTGGGATTGCGCGAGCCCGAGGTCTACGGTGCAGTCACCCAACGCGACATCGACCGCAGCCTTCAGGTCATCGCCAAGGAAGAGAACCTCAGCCTGAAAATTTTCCAGTCCAACAGCGAGGGCGCCTTGGTCGACGCCATTCAGCAGGCGGCCGGCAGCTACGACGGCATCCTCATCAACCCCGCGGCTTACACTCACACTTCGGTGGCGCTGCGCGACGCGGTGGCAGCGGTGGGCTTGCCGGTGGTGGAGGTCCATCTTTCCAATATCTACAAACGCGAGGAATTCCGGCATCATTCCTTTATCGCCCCGGTGGCGGTCGGCCAGGTCTCGGGTTTCGGGGCCTACAGCTACGTCCTGGGCCTCTACGGCCTCATCCAAGAGATCGATCGGCGCTCCGGCGACGTAAGTCCCAAGAGGAAGCGGCGGGGCAAAAAGGCGTAA
- the aroB gene encoding 3-dehydroquinate synthase: MSQLPPRIVLAGFMGSGKTSVGQTLAKRLNYAFVDTDTVVEGLSGKSIPRIFAEEGEEMFRRWESMAIDKALAEPMAVIAVGGGAVCFRDNLDKLEKNSQLVLLKAQISTLLKRLEGDSSRPLLEGDREAKLRELWNQRAPFYAKIGLQIPTDGFSPKQVAEEILKVLPLEAASLRVELGERSYPLYFQKDGLSYLNLLLQRHCPAEKVVLVTNEVVNRLYGKAAIRELKRSHEVKLLVLPDGERHKNLKTVAQVYAKLVEFKVDRRTPILAMGGGVIGDLVGFAAASFLRGVPFVQIPTTLLAQVDSSIGGKTGVDLPEGKNLVGAFYQPRFVLIDEKFLQTLKPRELLCGMAEVIKYAAIFDAKLFRTLEKDMAALLKGKGAGLEAVVRRCCELKAWVVERDERETLGLRAKLNFGHTLGHAIESLTHYKKFTHGEAIAMGMVFAGRLSMEKAGLPVRDFQRLKALIEAAGLPAEMPKFPPAAYRKALIQDKKRVSSKLHFVYLNKIGKSAVIPTPLEEVL; encoded by the coding sequence ATGAGTCAGCTACCGCCACGCATCGTCCTTGCCGGCTTCATGGGCTCGGGAAAGACCTCGGTGGGTCAAACCCTGGCCAAGCGGCTGAATTACGCCTTCGTCGACACCGACACCGTGGTCGAGGGCTTGAGCGGCAAGAGCATCCCCCGGATCTTCGCCGAGGAAGGCGAGGAGATGTTCCGGCGTTGGGAGAGCATGGCCATCGACAAGGCTCTGGCTGAGCCCATGGCCGTCATCGCGGTGGGCGGCGGGGCGGTCTGCTTCCGGGACAACCTCGATAAGCTCGAAAAGAACAGCCAACTGGTCCTGCTCAAGGCCCAGATCTCGACCTTGCTCAAACGGCTGGAAGGCGATTCGAGCCGGCCCCTGCTCGAGGGCGACCGCGAAGCCAAGCTGCGCGAGCTGTGGAATCAAAGAGCGCCGTTTTATGCCAAGATCGGGCTGCAAATTCCGACCGACGGCTTCAGTCCCAAGCAAGTGGCCGAGGAGATCCTCAAGGTTCTGCCGTTGGAGGCCGCATCGCTTCGAGTCGAGCTCGGCGAGCGCAGCTATCCGCTTTATTTTCAAAAAGATGGCTTAAGCTACCTCAACCTGCTCTTGCAGCGTCATTGCCCGGCCGAAAAGGTGGTGCTCGTCACCAATGAGGTGGTGAATCGCCTCTACGGCAAGGCCGCGATCCGCGAGTTGAAGCGCTCCCACGAGGTCAAGCTCCTGGTCCTGCCCGACGGCGAGCGCCATAAGAACCTCAAGACCGTCGCCCAGGTCTACGCCAAGCTGGTCGAGTTCAAGGTCGACCGCCGGACGCCGATTCTGGCGATGGGCGGTGGGGTGATCGGCGACCTGGTGGGCTTCGCGGCGGCCAGCTTCCTGCGCGGGGTGCCCTTCGTCCAAATTCCGACCACGCTTCTGGCTCAGGTCGACAGCTCGATCGGCGGCAAAACCGGGGTCGATCTGCCCGAGGGCAAGAACCTGGTCGGAGCCTTCTATCAGCCGCGCTTCGTCCTGATCGACGAGAAGTTCCTTCAAACCCTGAAGCCTCGGGAGCTGCTCTGCGGCATGGCCGAGGTGATCAAGTACGCCGCCATCTTCGACGCCAAGCTGTTCCGGACCCTGGAAAAGGACATGGCCGCCCTTCTCAAGGGCAAGGGCGCCGGCTTGGAGGCGGTCGTCCGGCGCTGCTGCGAGCTGAAGGCTTGGGTGGTGGAGCGCGACGAGCGCGAAACCCTCGGCTTGCGGGCGAAGCTCAACTTTGGCCACACCTTGGGCCACGCCATCGAAAGCCTGACCCACTACAAGAAATTCACCCATGGCGAGGCCATCGCGATGGGGATGGTTTTCGCCGGCCGTCTCTCGATGGAGAAGGCCGGATTGCCGGTCCGCGATTTTCAGCGGCTGAAGGCCCTGATCGAGGCCGCCGGTCTGCCGGCGGAAATGCCCAAATTTCCGCCCGCCGCCTATCGTAAAGCCTTGATTCAGGACAAAAAAAGGGTGTCGTCGAAGCTGCATTTCGTTTATTTAAACAAGATCGGAAAGTCGGCCGTGATCCCGACGCCACTGGAAGAGGTCCTCTGA